cggtttgtttttactgcGGAATACGCGGCCATATacctcgcttctgccgccgtcgcccgcAGGATGAACTACAAAACTATCATGAGTACGAGAGAGACCGTAACCGCCCACCTGACAGCTACTATCCCGGGCCGTATACTCGTTCCTTCAGCAGCGTTCTCCGTCCCCTCCCGCTGCCCTCATTTCGCCTCGcagttcccgttcggccagacgtcgttctccttcgccctaGCGGCGCTCTACgtcaccgcttcgccccactACCCCTTTCCCGCCCAGCACCTGCAAAACTAACTGTTGAAGTTTTTGaaggggaaactgcttcctatcggtcttcacAAATTTCTCttgttcgcccggccaacatgctttcTGTAGCTGTTGAAGGTGTGCCAGTGTCAGCTCTTGTTGATAGCGGTGTCGCCGTgtctgttcttcgtagtgatctgtgttcgCGGCTCCGGAAAGTCAGAACGtcttatcttggacctattttgcgcGGTGCTAATAATGTATTTATTACCCCAATGGACCGCGTACTACTCGTGTTTTtatcgacggcattcgccaccacattgagttgCCTGTCCTTCTTACTTGTATCCATGgagttatcctgggctgggacttcctacattctgcttcagccgtcatttcacgTAGAGAGCAAAGTGTACACATTacggatacagcgcttgcacctcttACGGACTCTTCATATTCGTGCTTGAATTTGGTTGTCGCCGTAGACCACATCCTACGTCATGGTGACGAAGACGTTGTCGCCGTCACATCCAGTCAGgtcgccgacggagacgctccAGTGGCCCCTTCTCCCCGCTGTATTTCTCGCGGAATCCTCATCGCCACTTgcctcgtccggttttcacgtgaCCGCGCtcttctgtctgcctgcaacacaaccccagatcctgtgaggTTGCCCTAAAGGGATGATTGTGGCAACCCTCGCCCACCCTCAACCCATCCCTATCGTCACGCTTTGCCCTGTTTCATCGCCagcaccaacctcaggtttggatgattCTTTCCCTCCCCCTGCCGTCATCGGTTCTGACCTAACAGCCACtcagtccgaagccttactggctgTCTTGGTGAAGCACAAAGCttgtttcgatagctgttcccctgtgttgagccagACTTCTGTTTCcacacaccgcatcgaaaccgatggaTCTGCTACTATACGACGCCAGCCCTATCGTGTAACGCCGTCTGAACGAAACATAATTGAAGAACAGGTTACTGATATGCTTGCGCGAAAGATAATACGGCCTTCATCTAgctcctgggcttctcctgtggttctagcgaaaaaaaaagatggttccgtTCGCTCTTGCGTCGGTTATCGAGCGCtaaataagatcacacgcaaggaatatctcgaattgacgacgctttggacacactaTACAGGGGGCggagtatttctccagccttgatcatCGATCAGGATATTGGCTAATTCCtatgaacgagactgacaaagaaaagacctcATTTGCTACACcggatggactttatgaatttaacgtcatgcctgtTGGCCTTTGTAACACTcaagccacatttgagcgcatgatagacaATGTCATTCGTGTCATTCATTCCGCattccgatatatatatatatatatatatatatatatatatatgttcccGTAATCCATTTCTTGTCTGTAACCCGTCAAGAACACTCGTGTACGATGGTTTGGGTAGATACTACAGAAAGCacgtggccaaaattattccgctGTATTGAATCAAATTgtagagttttacgtgccaaaaccacgacttcatttgaggcacgctgtagtggggaaatccggattaatttttaccaccagtGGTTATTTAACGCGCGCCCAGTGGACAGGACACAGGcgtcttgctcggggcggtgccgccgcctacgagcagaaaagagaagtactgcattatgacactaacgcgcaccgacagtgaacgcttcggtggtctcagcactacgacgcctcgatgccagcattcgaagggacgctggcatcaagaagcactaccaacgccgtaacacactagcacaaacgcgttagaaacgcgctaggtggcgttcaccgtactcagcacagcggagcgtggcctccgcaattagctctgaaaatgtttctgaagttgatcgcggaggctgcaattacgacgtgctgtacgcgctgatttgactcggtgacgattcagttacgtgctttgtcttgcgcgttgtattagtgtgtcagttacgtgcttcgtctttcgcgttgtgctagcgtgtgcagcgtagtgcagcttccatatgcacgacggttgctcatggtcatcgacgttggtagtcgtgatggaggagacgtgccaccaggcgtcagcgtgggtgttTGCAAACCGCCCCCATCGAAACCcggacgccgcggccgggatttgatcaagCGACCTCGTCCctatagcagcgcaacaccatagtcgCTACGATTCTGGAGTATTAATCTATGGCGTCGCTAAACACCTAACTTGCCGTTACGTGATGCTATACCGCAGAAATGATGATTTCATTTGTAGCTCTTAGTAGCCAATAGATGGACGGCTGCAAAATCGGAAAGCGGCAAGCTCCCGAGCTCTAGCCACGCGAATTCTTGATAGGCGGTGGCAGTTCTCAGCCATGCATGTTCGTATTCTTCACTACAAGTAAAATAATTCACATAACCAACTGACGGCTTATATGCAGACGGCTTACATGCAGATCCcggtggcacaaaaaaaaaaaaccccaacGCCTTTGTGTCCTTGCCATTGTGCTTTATTTATTCGAACATGTCAGGTGTGTAGCATTCATTCTAAGCGCGCAGAActggtttcctttttttctgctcGGAAGCGTTGCCATGCCCAAGCCAATTAGAATTTTTTGAAGAATCACCTTGTCACATACGTTGCTAAAGCGCCTGTGTTATGGCCGGAAACAGACATGCAAACGAATAAAAGTTGGCAGTAATTGTTTCGCCGTGATGGCATATTCGCAAATAACCACAGTGGTAAACGATTCATGGGCCACCGAACAGGAAGCATGTTCGCGTATATACTTTCAGTGCCCCGTTGGGCGATATGGCTGATTATTGCTGAAAGGAAATTCCAAATGACGGATGATGGATGACGTGATGACTTCTGCGACATTTCACACTGAATCCCTCGGTATCCTTCTATCTATCGTGGGTGGCTGTTTTGCGTCATGTGCATCAGGCAGAAACGCAGCCGTCTGATGGACAGCTTTTACTATCTAAACGAGCACGTGGCACCTGCGCTAAGTCGTATTCTCTCTTCCCCCATTGCCACGCGTTCACCTGCGGTGACAGCCCACCTGTGACGTCGCAACCCTTCCCCATAACTCGGCCAGCATGGAGCGGTCAGCGTATATATAAACTTTTCCTGTAACGTCGATGGCGCACTTTGCTCGCTGCATGTAGTACGTGTTGCCCATTGCCACGAGTACGATGATCGCTCTGTGTGTCAGCAGGGTGCGCTTCTATGCGTTCGCTGCCATAACAGTGCTCCTGGTGCTAGTTGCAATGACGGGAGTGCAAGCCCGTTGCCCTCCCAGGCGACAGGGTCTCTTGAGTACCTGCGTCTACACCGAGTGTTCCCCCGCGGAGTGCGCCGCCGCTGGTATGGAGTGCTGCCCGAAACCATGCGGTGGAAGCTGGTGCGTCAAAGGTATGGTCCGCTGTTTGCTAAACCATGACTGACTTATTCATTGAGCCTAACAttccaaaaaaaatgtggttgatccctcttatataggaatcggtatagaacacgaaagtgaaacgtgtcttcacagaagtagtgtaatgtttattgcacattgatatataatgcctattagtgttttgtggctaaagcgcccttaggcgttgatgcacccacgctgacgcctggtggcacg
This Dermacentor silvarum isolate Dsil-2018 chromosome 6, BIME_Dsil_1.4, whole genome shotgun sequence DNA region includes the following protein-coding sequences:
- the LOC119454985 gene encoding uncharacterized protein LOC119454985, whose product is MIALCVSRVRFYAFAAITVLLVLVAMTGVQARCPPRRQGLLSTCVYTECSPAECAAAGMECCPKPCGGSWCVKGTGPPSEYPETCPPAFNWAPNCAAPRNNTTCEQLNCSRQGSICCRNSCKENYCYQIPGTSK